A DNA window from Luteolibacter luteus contains the following coding sequences:
- a CDS encoding cytochrome-c peroxidase: protein MAISAAASIGSLVALMASVTGATAQEADATSQAAAAKLGQEIFLDASLSNPPGMSCVSCHFPEAAFADPRAVSPGAVLGRNGRRNAPSLMYAALIPNRDQEDILEESGEQVWVWQGGMFQDGSARTLHEQVQRPFFDHAEMNLLNEADLAGRLRNSSYAPKLKKGLAEEEWTDDGKVTQRAYRALVEFLKEPMFRPFDARIDDYLAGNKDALSAQERRGLEIFKTKAKCADCHLLHNSAWPQPLLSDYGYDNLGVPSRGESDPGLGGHTGVTTELGQFRSPSLRNVALTAPYMHNGSLATLREVIEFYNKRDLEPERWGKTDYPETVNHSDLGNLGLDDQELSDLVALMDAFTDRSLLEMRKRGDRFPQIPLGVPDSWKMRAYFPDWNHAATPLPAHPPQAGNNTAATPEPSNNP, encoded by the coding sequence ATGGCCATCTCCGCAGCAGCCAGCATCGGAAGCCTCGTCGCCTTGATGGCGTCGGTCACTGGTGCGACGGCACAGGAAGCGGATGCCACTAGCCAAGCGGCGGCGGCCAAGCTGGGGCAGGAGATCTTCCTCGATGCGAGTCTCTCCAATCCCCCGGGCATGTCCTGTGTCAGCTGCCATTTCCCGGAAGCAGCCTTCGCGGATCCCCGCGCGGTGTCACCAGGTGCCGTATTGGGCAGGAACGGCCGGCGGAATGCTCCTAGCCTGATGTATGCCGCGCTGATTCCGAACCGGGATCAAGAGGACATCCTCGAAGAAAGCGGCGAGCAGGTCTGGGTCTGGCAGGGCGGGATGTTTCAGGATGGCAGTGCCCGCACCCTGCACGAGCAGGTGCAACGCCCCTTCTTCGACCACGCGGAGATGAATCTTCTCAACGAAGCCGATCTCGCAGGCCGCCTGAGAAACTCGAGCTATGCTCCGAAGCTCAAGAAGGGACTCGCGGAAGAAGAATGGACGGATGACGGCAAGGTCACCCAACGCGCCTACCGTGCCTTGGTGGAGTTCCTAAAAGAACCCATGTTCCGTCCCTTCGATGCGCGCATCGATGATTACCTTGCGGGAAACAAGGATGCACTGTCCGCTCAGGAAAGGCGCGGCCTGGAGATATTCAAAACCAAAGCGAAGTGCGCCGATTGCCATCTGCTCCACAACAGCGCTTGGCCTCAACCGCTGCTCAGTGACTACGGCTACGACAACTTGGGCGTACCATCACGTGGTGAATCCGACCCCGGCCTCGGCGGCCACACCGGCGTAACAACCGAACTCGGGCAATTCCGCTCTCCCTCGCTGCGCAACGTCGCACTCACCGCCCCTTACATGCACAACGGCTCGCTCGCCACCCTGCGCGAGGTCATCGAGTTCTACAACAAACGCGACCTCGAACCCGAGCGCTGGGGCAAGACCGATTATCCGGAAACGGTCAATCACAGCGACCTCGGCAATCTCGGCCTCGACGATCAGGAGCTGAGTGATCTCGTCGCGCTGATGGATGCCTTCACCGACCGCAGCCTGCTGGAGATGCGGAAGCGTGGGGATCGGTTTCCACAAATACCCTTGGGCGTGCCGGACAGCTGGAAAATGCGTGCCTACTTCCCTGATTGGAATCACGCCGCAACGCCTCTGCCAGCCCATCCACCGCAAGCGGGGAACAATACAGCTGCCACTCCCGAACCCTCTAACAACCCATGA
- a CDS encoding LamG-like jellyroll fold domain-containing protein yields MRPLSTTRAILCATALLGTTSLCAQTGPMIGTVKTTEAWLLYRPGAVEKSLRLSVLDTGGQVVATSDSTSAAANDFVAKFHVTGLSAATAYRYKIEDTSGSSPMPLAGPEDGLRFKTRLTTGTQGTVTAAFVSCANNTSEPVWERIGTLKPDQVILGGDTPYVDVADLATSRTKHRAFLETPFMSSLIRGTSAVGTWDDHDFGLNNGNGVTAADRRENTRKAFVEYRAHEQFGTGSEAVYHKVDLGVMEIFLLDPRWFSQTGPSPADPAKKTTFGEAQWQWIKEALEASRAPFKVLTMGEVWEDKKNSENDDMFTYWHERDALFDFIRSKAIPGVVLLGGDIHVSRHLVHPQRIGYDLHDFVTSPAHTSVIASLDVPHPSLEWSSQQPRQFLTLTADTRVNPPLLTARYYLADGTVQREVAIPYDQLVPKEGEGLGRGLRAWWSFDGDLKNKSVLGSRIDADAVNGASLIAEGGLRGGAASLSRAAGQYLHVGRSALDDNTAAYTASMWCKPASLPSHGSAERHFLIESTLAGTVGNEAGYSISAGLRAGNAPDKVNLELFTHTLQPAGPAPTAAPTPLAQGGFSCMLDRSLFEGKWAHVALTFDSTFLRLYVNGSEVAAHELPIPGPVSETGGFVIGGHREGAGRNFDGLLDEIALWSRALSPSEITTLYHGGTPQTLPTEVSATDTDGDTLEDWWEVLCGLDPENADDALADSDHDSVPAWLERASGTHPLVDNSSLYDYLRQLVDPGVLSAPLLFRHPSQDTLRFRLHGKASRDLVEWSPFTSGAGVSGDVFTGEFLFSLPLEANGGQFFRFDINP; encoded by the coding sequence ATGAGACCACTCTCCACCACGCGGGCGATCCTTTGCGCCACCGCCCTTCTCGGAACCACTAGCCTGTGCGCCCAAACCGGACCCATGATCGGCACGGTAAAAACCACCGAGGCATGGCTCCTCTACCGCCCGGGAGCTGTCGAAAAAAGCCTGCGCCTGAGCGTGCTTGATACCGGAGGACAAGTCGTCGCCACCAGCGATTCCACTAGTGCGGCAGCCAATGACTTCGTGGCAAAATTCCACGTCACCGGCCTGAGTGCGGCAACCGCCTATCGCTACAAGATCGAAGACACCTCGGGCTCTTCACCCATGCCACTCGCCGGACCGGAAGACGGCCTGCGATTCAAGACCCGGCTCACCACTGGCACGCAGGGAACGGTCACAGCCGCCTTTGTCTCCTGCGCGAACAACACCTCCGAACCTGTCTGGGAGAGAATCGGGACGCTGAAACCGGACCAAGTGATCCTCGGTGGCGATACACCCTATGTCGATGTGGCGGACCTTGCTACCAGCCGCACGAAGCATCGTGCCTTTCTGGAGACACCTTTCATGTCCTCTTTGATCCGCGGTACTTCCGCGGTCGGCACTTGGGATGACCACGACTTCGGCCTGAACAATGGCAATGGCGTGACGGCTGCAGATCGGCGGGAAAATACCCGCAAGGCTTTCGTGGAATACCGGGCCCACGAGCAATTCGGCACCGGCAGCGAAGCGGTCTACCACAAGGTCGACTTGGGTGTGATGGAGATCTTCCTGCTCGATCCCCGCTGGTTCTCACAGACCGGACCATCGCCCGCAGACCCGGCCAAGAAGACGACCTTTGGCGAAGCACAATGGCAGTGGATCAAGGAGGCACTCGAAGCTTCGCGCGCTCCTTTCAAGGTGCTGACCATGGGCGAGGTCTGGGAGGACAAGAAGAACTCCGAGAACGACGACATGTTCACCTACTGGCATGAGCGGGACGCCCTCTTCGACTTCATTCGCAGCAAGGCCATCCCCGGCGTGGTTCTTCTGGGAGGAGACATCCACGTCTCCCGCCATCTGGTTCACCCGCAGCGTATCGGCTACGATCTCCATGACTTCGTGACCTCGCCCGCGCACACGTCCGTGATCGCCAGCCTTGATGTTCCTCACCCTTCCCTTGAATGGTCGTCTCAGCAGCCGCGGCAATTCCTGACATTGACCGCGGATACCCGGGTCAATCCGCCACTGCTCACCGCGCGCTACTATCTCGCCGATGGCACGGTGCAGCGTGAAGTGGCGATCCCCTATGACCAGCTCGTCCCAAAAGAGGGCGAAGGCCTCGGCCGCGGCTTGCGGGCATGGTGGTCTTTCGATGGGGATCTAAAGAACAAGTCGGTGCTTGGCAGTCGCATCGATGCCGACGCCGTGAACGGAGCCAGCCTCATCGCGGAAGGCGGCTTGCGCGGCGGAGCGGCATCGCTCTCCCGCGCCGCGGGCCAATACCTGCATGTGGGTCGCAGTGCCTTGGATGATAATACCGCGGCCTACACTGCTTCCATGTGGTGCAAGCCCGCGAGCCTTCCCTCACACGGCAGTGCGGAGCGGCATTTCCTGATCGAGAGCACCCTCGCAGGCACGGTTGGCAACGAGGCGGGCTACTCCATCTCGGCTGGCCTGCGGGCAGGCAACGCTCCCGACAAGGTGAACCTGGAACTCTTTACCCATACGCTGCAGCCGGCTGGTCCCGCTCCCACCGCGGCACCCACGCCTCTCGCCCAAGGAGGCTTTTCCTGCATGCTCGATCGCAGCCTTTTCGAAGGAAAGTGGGCCCACGTTGCCCTGACCTTCGATAGCACCTTCCTCCGGCTCTATGTGAACGGTAGCGAGGTCGCCGCCCACGAACTCCCCATCCCGGGCCCCGTCTCGGAAACGGGCGGTTTCGTGATCGGGGGACATCGCGAGGGAGCAGGCCGGAACTTCGACGGCCTGCTGGATGAAATCGCGCTATGGTCCCGTGCCTTGTCCCCTTCCGAAATCACCACGCTCTATCACGGAGGAACTCCTCAGACCCTGCCCACCGAAGTCTCCGCTACCGATACCGATGGCGATACCTTGGAAGATTGGTGGGAAGTCCTCTGCGGGCTCGATCCCGAGAACGCCGATGATGCCTTGGCTGACAGCGATCATGATTCGGTCCCGGCTTGGCTGGAACGCGCCTCGGGAACTCATCCGCTAGTGGACAACTCTTCTCTCTACGATTACCTCCGCCAACTCGTGGATCCTGGGGTCCTCTCCGCGCCGCTGCTTTTCCGTCACCCATCTCAAGACACCCTTCGTTTCCGCCTGCACGGAAAGGCGAGCCGGGATCTGGTGGAGTGGTCGCCTTTCACCTCGGGGGCCGGGGTGAGTGGCGACGTCTTCACGGGTGAATTTCTCTTCAGTCTGCCTCTCGAAGCAAACGGAGGACAATTTTTCCGCTTCGACATCAATCCTTGA
- a CDS encoding ribbon-helix-helix protein, CopG family, with product MSTTEQPKEGSKRVTLSIPDKIDQKVDAAVGETGLSRAAVIRLSLDRGIDRLLEQLKGSDAKTAA from the coding sequence GTGAGCACCACTGAGCAACCCAAAGAGGGGTCAAAGAGGGTCACCCTCAGCATCCCCGACAAGATCGACCAGAAGGTCGACGCAGCCGTTGGCGAAACCGGTCTCTCCCGTGCCGCCGTGATCCGCCTCTCGCTGGACCGCGGTATCGACCGGCTCCTCGAGCAGCTCAAGGGAAGCGACGCCAAGACCGCCGCCTAA
- a CDS encoding zinc-binding dehydrogenase: MNTERSSARALAAVFSGPGEPFRLEEFPIPSPGKGEVLVDVSCSTICGSDLHTWHGRRQEPVPCVLGHEIVGRIVTFGAGAPRIDLRGEPLKEGDRITWTLAASCGECFFCIRGLPQKCEHLFKYGHSSISPGREFSGGFAECCLLNAGTGIVRLPDDLSDALAAPANCAVATVAAAMRLAGPVEGATVAVLGCGVLGLTAAAMARRLGAKEVVACDIDPSRAPFAKRFGSGIFCEPADLLSDLRDLTNGRGADVTLEFSGSAAAVAGAFAVTRTGGVSVIAGTTTPGGKVEIDPNELVRRMLTIHGLHNYAPDDLVTALDFLSTSKDVFPFELLHGESFTLSDIEAAFASSSDRPGLRTAVIP, from the coding sequence ATGAATACCGAACGCTCCAGTGCACGCGCTCTCGCCGCTGTTTTCTCCGGTCCCGGAGAGCCCTTTCGTCTTGAAGAGTTTCCGATCCCGTCGCCGGGAAAGGGCGAGGTGCTGGTGGATGTCAGTTGCAGCACGATCTGTGGGAGCGACCTGCATACCTGGCATGGCCGGCGCCAGGAGCCGGTGCCCTGCGTGCTCGGGCACGAGATCGTGGGAAGGATCGTGACATTCGGAGCGGGGGCACCGCGCATCGATCTTCGCGGCGAGCCTCTGAAGGAAGGCGACCGCATCACATGGACGCTGGCGGCTTCCTGTGGAGAATGTTTCTTCTGCATTCGCGGGCTGCCCCAGAAGTGCGAGCACCTTTTCAAATACGGGCACAGCTCGATCTCACCGGGCCGGGAGTTCAGCGGTGGTTTCGCCGAATGCTGCTTGTTGAATGCAGGCACTGGCATCGTGAGATTGCCGGATGATCTTTCGGATGCCTTGGCGGCGCCGGCGAATTGTGCGGTGGCGACGGTTGCAGCGGCGATGCGATTGGCCGGCCCGGTGGAAGGTGCGACCGTGGCGGTGCTCGGCTGTGGAGTGCTCGGTTTGACAGCAGCCGCGATGGCGCGCCGCTTGGGTGCAAAGGAAGTGGTCGCCTGCGATATCGACCCTTCACGGGCACCTTTCGCGAAGCGATTCGGCTCCGGAATCTTCTGCGAACCGGCGGATCTGCTCTCCGATCTCCGAGATCTTACGAATGGCCGCGGTGCGGACGTGACCCTCGAGTTTTCCGGTTCCGCGGCTGCAGTGGCGGGCGCTTTCGCGGTAACGCGCACTGGTGGTGTTTCGGTGATTGCCGGGACCACTACGCCGGGAGGGAAGGTGGAGATCGATCCCAACGAACTGGTGCGCCGGATGCTGACGATACACGGCCTGCACAATTATGCGCCTGATGACCTGGTGACGGCCCTCGATTTCCTGAGCACCTCGAAGGATGTCTTTCCCTTCGAGTTGCTGCACGGTGAAAGCTTCACCCTCTCCGATATCGAAGCGGCATTCGCGTCTTCTTCGGATCGTCCGGGCCTGCGCACCGCGGTGATCCCCTAA
- a CDS encoding S24 family peptidase: MSEPDSTPVKKVSAPIRMDPALQAKVSEAVELTGLSQAEIMRLALAIGLEDLRRVNYDIPALISQSARPDLEATARRGSLTVVPAEAPAFYITRRGSVAAGGRSSADVTEEEMPVGKSYAKECYALRVLGHSMEPKIPDGSTIVVKTWKDGYPKKGTVVVYNDGHGATLKVYDTEKRDDPENPGSLGKVPVLRSLNPEYTDVEPLEGGKIDAVLVEVL, translated from the coding sequence ATGAGCGAGCCCGACAGCACTCCCGTTAAGAAGGTTAGCGCGCCAATCCGGATGGACCCGGCCCTTCAGGCAAAGGTCTCCGAAGCAGTGGAACTGACTGGTTTGTCCCAGGCGGAGATCATGCGTCTCGCCTTGGCCATCGGCCTCGAGGACCTGAGACGGGTGAACTACGATATCCCCGCCTTGATCTCGCAATCGGCGCGGCCCGATCTCGAGGCTACGGCGAGAAGGGGCTCGCTAACCGTGGTGCCGGCCGAGGCACCGGCATTCTATATCACACGGCGAGGCAGCGTAGCAGCAGGAGGCCGCAGCTCGGCCGATGTGACCGAGGAAGAGATGCCGGTCGGCAAAAGCTATGCCAAGGAATGCTATGCCCTGCGCGTGCTCGGCCATTCCATGGAGCCGAAGATTCCAGATGGTTCAACGATCGTCGTGAAGACCTGGAAGGATGGATACCCGAAGAAGGGCACGGTGGTGGTCTACAATGACGGCCACGGTGCCACGCTGAAGGTTTACGATACGGAGAAGCGCGACGATCCGGAGAACCCGGGAAGCCTGGGCAAGGTGCCGGTGCTGCGTTCGCTGAACCCCGAGTATACCGACGTGGAGCCGCTCGAGGGCGGGAAGATCGATGCTGTTCTGGTGGAGGTGCTTTAG
- a CDS encoding carbohydrate kinase family protein codes for MKPKVIGIGELLWDVLPSGPRMGGAPANFACHARSLGADSRIVSRVGQDELGEGLIRSLGELGITTAGISRDENHPTGTVEVELGTDGQPTYTILSGVAWDCMRVDPSLFTLMGDADAVCFGTLGQRASESREAIQRLVQATPTTALRIFDVNLRQNFFSAELIHESLQMVNVLKLSDSELPVIAGMLSLEGSVQDQLGTLLDRYELRMIAYTRGAAGSILRDRRDWHEHPGLRAEVKDTIGAGDSFTAAVTLGLLLGWPLQRISEAANEVAAYVCSCVGAIPQLPQGLREQFLQREEDSGFSHGASEAPDSCPSRPAHEIQAQRI; via the coding sequence ATGAAACCCAAAGTCATCGGTATCGGTGAATTGCTGTGGGATGTGCTCCCGTCTGGTCCGCGCATGGGCGGCGCGCCCGCGAATTTTGCCTGCCATGCCCGCTCGCTCGGAGCGGATTCCCGCATCGTGAGTCGTGTCGGTCAGGATGAGCTGGGTGAAGGCTTGATCCGTAGCCTGGGTGAATTGGGAATTACGACCGCAGGGATCTCAAGAGATGAAAACCATCCCACGGGAACGGTGGAAGTCGAACTCGGCACCGATGGCCAGCCGACTTACACGATCCTCAGTGGGGTGGCATGGGACTGTATGCGGGTGGATCCTTCGCTGTTCACCCTGATGGGGGACGCGGATGCGGTGTGCTTCGGAACCTTGGGTCAGCGGGCTTCCGAGTCACGCGAAGCGATCCAGCGTCTGGTTCAGGCAACGCCGACCACCGCCCTGAGAATCTTCGACGTAAATCTCCGCCAGAATTTCTTTTCCGCCGAGCTGATCCACGAGTCGCTCCAAATGGTGAATGTACTGAAGCTGAGCGATAGCGAACTGCCCGTGATTGCGGGAATGCTCTCCTTGGAGGGCTCGGTGCAGGATCAGCTTGGGACGCTGCTCGATCGCTACGAGCTGAGGATGATCGCCTACACCCGTGGCGCGGCCGGAAGCATTCTCCGGGATCGCAGGGATTGGCATGAGCATCCGGGACTGCGTGCGGAGGTGAAGGACACCATTGGTGCCGGAGACTCCTTCACGGCAGCCGTCACGCTCGGGCTGTTGCTTGGCTGGCCGCTCCAACGCATTTCCGAGGCGGCCAACGAAGTAGCTGCCTATGTGTGCTCCTGTGTCGGGGCGATTCCCCAACTGCCGCAGGGGCTGCGTGAACAGTTCCTGCAACGCGAGGAGGACAGCGGTTTTTCCCATGGGGCGAGCGAGGCCCCTGACTCTTGCCCATCAAGGCCCGCGCATGAAATCCAAGCCCAGCGGATCTAA
- a CDS encoding sugar porter family MFS transporter has protein sequence MNKLFLWSITSALAGFLFGFDTVVISGAEQTIQKLWQLNAWAHGAAIGAALYGTVVGSLIGGWPTQAFGRKKTLLWIGVLYLISAIGSALAHDVYTFFIARFLGGLGIGISTVASPLFISEISPPEKRGRLAGLFQFNIVLGIVVAFISNTLLAGIGENSWRWMLGVMAFPSVFYTLMCFSLPESPRWLISKKNDRKKAIEVLKMISPEATPAEIEATADSISAHSSHGAPAGPFWSKRLKVPIILAFLIAFFNQLSGINAILYFAPRIFEMTGLGAKAAMLQSIGIGVTNLIFTFVGLWLIDRLGRRTLLYIGSFGYIISLGLVAWAFYSHNYAIVPACIFAFIAAHAIGQGAVIWVFISEIFPNEHRATGQSLGSFTHWIFAALLTTFFPKMVDEFHPGTVFLFFAGMMVLQLIWVKLMVPETKGVPLEELEGKLLSES, from the coding sequence ATGAACAAACTATTCTTATGGTCCATCACCTCGGCGCTCGCCGGGTTCTTGTTTGGCTTTGATACCGTCGTCATCTCCGGTGCGGAGCAGACGATCCAGAAACTCTGGCAGCTCAATGCATGGGCACACGGTGCTGCGATCGGTGCGGCGCTGTACGGGACCGTGGTAGGATCCCTGATCGGCGGGTGGCCCACCCAGGCCTTCGGCCGGAAGAAGACCCTGCTGTGGATCGGCGTGCTCTACTTGATCTCCGCGATTGGCTCGGCGCTTGCCCATGACGTTTACACCTTCTTCATCGCCCGGTTCCTCGGGGGACTCGGCATCGGCATCTCGACTGTTGCCTCGCCCTTGTTCATCTCCGAGATTTCACCTCCGGAGAAGCGTGGTCGTCTTGCGGGCTTGTTCCAGTTCAACATCGTCCTGGGTATCGTGGTGGCCTTCATCTCGAATACCCTGCTGGCAGGAATCGGTGAGAATTCCTGGCGCTGGATGCTGGGCGTGATGGCTTTCCCGTCCGTATTCTACACCCTGATGTGCTTCTCCTTGCCCGAGAGTCCCCGCTGGCTGATCAGCAAGAAGAACGACCGGAAGAAGGCGATCGAAGTGCTGAAGATGATTTCGCCGGAGGCGACGCCTGCGGAGATCGAGGCAACGGCGGACAGCATTTCCGCGCACTCCTCCCATGGTGCACCGGCAGGTCCCTTCTGGTCCAAGCGCCTGAAGGTTCCGATCATCCTGGCGTTCCTGATCGCCTTCTTCAACCAGCTCTCCGGTATCAATGCGATCCTCTACTTCGCGCCGCGGATCTTCGAAATGACAGGACTCGGAGCGAAGGCTGCCATGCTGCAATCGATTGGCATCGGCGTGACCAACCTGATCTTCACTTTTGTCGGACTCTGGCTGATCGATCGCTTGGGGCGGCGCACGCTGCTCTACATCGGGTCCTTCGGCTACATCATTTCACTGGGGCTGGTGGCTTGGGCCTTCTACTCGCATAACTACGCGATCGTTCCTGCCTGCATCTTCGCCTTCATCGCCGCGCATGCGATTGGGCAGGGAGCGGTCATCTGGGTTTTCATCTCGGAGATTTTCCCGAACGAGCATCGCGCCACCGGACAATCGCTGGGAAGCTTCACGCACTGGATTTTCGCGGCGCTGCTCACGACCTTCTTCCCGAAGATGGTGGACGAATTCCACCCCGGAACGGTGTTCCTCTTCTTCGCCGGGATGATGGTGCTTCAGCTCATCTGGGTGAAGCTGATGGTGCCCGAAACCAAGGGAGTGCCGCTGGAGGAACTCGAGGGCAAGCTGCTCTCCGAATCCTGA
- a CDS encoding substrate-binding domain-containing protein, translating to MDELGNPSVRFPEIARQLREEVLSGRYGAEGRMPSEAQLVRRFGVSRPTVARALRVLADEGLLERRAGSGTFARQDAKARTTSKLLALLVPGLGNTEIFQLICGELASLARMHDYGLVWGGSDVPRLDPDLSLQQTRQLCAQFIERGVAGVFFAPHELVKEKEEANREMAVMLREAGIPVILLDRDLTPFPLRSDFDLVGIDNLAGGYLLAEHLLKLGCSNIHFVARPLSAPTVEARIAGVREALARRNVEPEAGWIHIGDFEDRKFVRSLTGSRLPDAYVCANDHTAAQLMRELHQARIQVPQDVRVVGFDDVKFSTLVTPPLTTVQQPCREIALVAFRAMMDRLADATLPACQLTVPPRLVIRDSCGAYLK from the coding sequence ATGGATGAACTTGGAAACCCATCGGTGCGCTTCCCCGAAATCGCACGCCAATTGCGCGAGGAGGTCCTGTCAGGCCGCTACGGCGCGGAAGGACGCATGCCTAGCGAGGCCCAGTTGGTTCGCCGCTTCGGTGTTTCCCGGCCCACTGTGGCGCGGGCATTGAGGGTCTTGGCCGATGAAGGATTGCTCGAGCGGCGTGCAGGCTCCGGGACTTTCGCCCGCCAGGATGCGAAAGCCCGGACCACCAGCAAGCTGCTGGCCTTGCTCGTCCCCGGCCTCGGAAATACCGAGATCTTCCAGCTGATCTGCGGCGAGCTCGCCAGCCTCGCCCGCATGCATGACTACGGTCTCGTCTGGGGCGGCTCGGACGTACCTCGCTTGGATCCCGATCTGAGCCTGCAACAAACGAGACAGCTTTGCGCCCAATTCATTGAGCGCGGGGTAGCAGGCGTGTTTTTCGCCCCGCATGAACTTGTAAAGGAGAAGGAGGAAGCCAATCGCGAGATGGCCGTGATGTTGCGGGAAGCAGGCATTCCCGTGATCCTTCTGGATCGGGACCTGACACCCTTCCCTCTCCGAAGCGATTTCGATCTCGTAGGCATCGACAACTTGGCCGGCGGCTACCTGCTGGCAGAGCATCTCTTGAAGCTCGGCTGCTCGAATATCCATTTCGTCGCGCGCCCGCTCTCAGCACCCACCGTGGAGGCACGCATCGCTGGCGTCCGCGAAGCACTGGCCCGGCGCAATGTCGAGCCGGAGGCAGGGTGGATTCACATCGGGGACTTCGAGGACCGGAAGTTCGTGCGCAGCCTGACGGGATCGCGCCTGCCGGATGCCTATGTCTGTGCAAACGACCACACTGCGGCGCAATTGATGCGCGAGCTCCATCAGGCCCGCATCCAGGTCCCGCAGGATGTTCGTGTGGTCGGCTTCGACGATGTGAAGTTCTCCACCCTCGTCACCCCGCCGCTGACGACCGTGCAGCAGCCATGCCGCGAGATCGCGCTCGTCGCCTTCCGGGCGATGATGGATCGCTTGGCAGATGCCACCTTGCCCGCTTGCCAGCTCACGGTCCCACCACGGCTGGTGATCCGCGATTCCTGCGGGGCCTACTTGAAATAG
- a CDS encoding MFS transporter yields MTDVHQSKEFASARVKTLVAVMFCYLFYYTGRQNFGFAIPGMAEEFGLTKAQLGWCSTALLWSYAVGQAINGQLADRFGGRSLMSLGGILSFVMNWITSFAGGLAGVMLPWAGNGFVQSMGWAPGSRILSNWWDKGYRGRVFGFYTFAAGMSSVVTYVMAATVVDHGWRWIFRGPVVLMLLGCFVFWLVVRERPSQAGFADLPEDADSARAHVHPERHLTWWERYKVGFTCQPFLFGCIAIGFQNLARYGLLVWVPVHFLGKDWKDSDQKWISVALPVGMALGAVSAGWISDKVFRGGRSAPVIIFLLFAAVCAAGMAFLDRSSVIAIPLLFLTGFFVYGPQSAFWALCPDLLGKRLAGTGVGMMNFFAYLFAGLGEPIIGHFIETSGQTQMVFRVVAVACVLGALFMSFVRKPR; encoded by the coding sequence ATGACGGATGTCCACCAAAGCAAGGAGTTCGCGAGCGCGAGGGTGAAGACCCTCGTGGCCGTGATGTTCTGTTACCTCTTCTACTATACGGGTCGTCAGAACTTCGGCTTCGCGATTCCCGGGATGGCCGAGGAGTTCGGGCTGACCAAGGCGCAACTCGGCTGGTGCAGTACCGCCTTGCTCTGGTCCTATGCGGTCGGGCAGGCGATCAACGGGCAGCTGGCCGACCGCTTCGGTGGGCGGAGCTTGATGAGCCTCGGTGGAATCCTCTCCTTCGTAATGAACTGGATCACCAGCTTCGCCGGAGGCTTGGCGGGTGTGATGCTGCCGTGGGCGGGAAATGGCTTCGTGCAATCGATGGGGTGGGCGCCCGGTAGCCGGATTCTTTCAAATTGGTGGGATAAGGGCTATCGTGGACGTGTTTTCGGCTTCTACACCTTTGCGGCCGGGATGTCTTCGGTGGTCACCTATGTCATGGCGGCTACGGTGGTGGATCATGGCTGGCGCTGGATTTTCCGCGGGCCGGTGGTGTTGATGCTGCTGGGGTGCTTTGTCTTCTGGCTGGTGGTGCGCGAGAGACCGTCACAGGCAGGTTTCGCGGATCTTCCGGAGGACGCAGACTCCGCCCGGGCGCACGTGCATCCGGAGCGTCATCTCACCTGGTGGGAGCGCTACAAGGTCGGCTTCACGTGCCAGCCTTTCCTCTTCGGCTGCATCGCCATCGGGTTCCAGAATCTGGCCCGATATGGGCTGTTGGTATGGGTGCCCGTCCATTTCCTCGGGAAAGATTGGAAGGACTCGGATCAGAAGTGGATCTCCGTGGCGCTGCCGGTGGGCATGGCTCTTGGTGCCGTGAGTGCGGGGTGGATCTCCGACAAGGTCTTCCGCGGCGGGCGCTCTGCACCGGTGATCATCTTCCTGCTCTTCGCGGCGGTGTGTGCGGCAGGGATGGCCTTTCTTGATCGTTCTTCGGTGATCGCGATTCCGCTGCTCTTTCTCACCGGCTTCTTTGTCTATGGCCCGCAGTCTGCCTTCTGGGCGCTCTGTCCGGACCTGCTTGGCAAGCGCTTGGCCGGGACCGGGGTGGGGATGATGAATTTCTTCGCCTACCTCTTCGCCGGGCTGGGAGAGCCGATCATCGGCCACTTCATCGAGACCTCCGGCCAAACGCAGATGGTATTCCGCGTGGTCGCCGTGGCCTGTGTGCTCGGTGCGCTCTTCATGTCTTTTGTCCGCAAGCCCCGATGA